Proteins encoded together in one Planctomyces sp. SH-PL14 window:
- a CDS encoding tetratricopeptide repeat protein, with protein sequence MPYVPKRLFAALRTAFLIGQALLWGYCASVLHADESVVPPAPMLKLSIEPIFDDRAAPPTSATSPAPVAAAQDIGVQTTSLPPLAEENRATATALNYCRAAFHRIRLHPDKVTLSEEQEKILNNLNLDGISDPEVIQLYSSVLDEIGQTGIADRERSLAKETYRSTMARKVTWDVVALGADIATAQVGNAVRTGASGWWDYRTMTSQHESDLVKIEKTRLNSVVQKSSQFMQTFWQLAQKKKIPDRWLVRGDDLDTLDIALKEKNPETRVRVLRRMEPFMECYPPYWYYLARAQQESGNYVAASETYSRLENIGRGHFRKDDMLATGLANQAAIEDYLGQPGSVETARRALAYSGEVWEANLTCARILQKNHRVADAEDAILRNIDIDLETPVSRTMLVSLYNQTGNEGRLVKILSDPAFVAEVPAPVLLRCVSLLGPEKTPAPVMQTVLASLDAQPYIQVGQDEIIVRAASSWQLHLASLQVSLGDRVLSNPQIMTRNGIHYLRYATNMDLGGPFSPPPRDLRIGMQFTYPDKNQIRLTLQPDGPQFSQVSRSMATLTQPRTTASAPAGSTSLRIADIKVGEKTVALTGYKMPVRTNGQSSVPIRVETGKPVITPEMLLQDSATP encoded by the coding sequence ATGCCGTATGTGCCGAAGCGACTATTCGCCGCTCTTCGCACCGCCTTCCTGATTGGACAGGCGCTGCTCTGGGGATACTGCGCCAGCGTCCTGCATGCCGACGAATCGGTCGTCCCCCCTGCCCCGATGCTGAAGCTCTCGATCGAGCCGATCTTCGACGACCGCGCCGCGCCCCCCACGAGTGCCACCTCGCCCGCTCCGGTCGCCGCTGCTCAGGACATCGGCGTCCAGACCACCTCGCTCCCGCCGCTGGCCGAGGAAAACCGCGCCACGGCGACCGCCCTCAACTATTGCCGGGCCGCCTTCCACCGCATCCGGCTGCATCCAGACAAGGTGACGCTCTCGGAAGAGCAGGAGAAGATCCTCAACAACCTGAACCTCGACGGGATCTCCGACCCCGAGGTGATCCAGCTCTACTCCTCGGTCCTCGACGAGATCGGCCAGACCGGGATCGCCGACCGCGAGCGAAGCCTCGCGAAAGAGACCTATCGCTCGACGATGGCCCGGAAAGTCACATGGGACGTCGTCGCCCTGGGGGCCGACATCGCCACCGCGCAGGTCGGCAACGCCGTCCGGACCGGGGCGAGCGGCTGGTGGGACTACCGGACCATGACCAGCCAGCACGAGTCGGATCTCGTCAAGATCGAGAAGACCCGGTTGAACTCGGTCGTCCAGAAGTCGTCGCAGTTCATGCAGACCTTCTGGCAGCTGGCTCAGAAGAAGAAGATCCCCGACCGCTGGCTCGTCCGCGGCGACGATCTCGACACGCTCGACATCGCCCTCAAGGAGAAGAACCCGGAAACCCGCGTGCGGGTCCTGCGGCGGATGGAGCCGTTCATGGAGTGCTATCCCCCCTACTGGTACTACCTCGCGCGGGCCCAGCAGGAGTCGGGGAACTACGTCGCCGCTTCGGAGACCTACAGCCGCCTCGAGAACATCGGCCGCGGACACTTCCGCAAGGACGACATGCTGGCGACCGGTCTCGCGAACCAGGCGGCGATCGAGGACTACCTCGGCCAGCCCGGCAGCGTGGAGACGGCCCGCCGCGCCCTCGCTTACTCGGGCGAGGTCTGGGAAGCGAACCTGACGTGCGCGCGGATCCTGCAGAAGAATCACCGCGTCGCCGATGCCGAGGACGCGATCCTCCGCAACATCGACATTGACCTCGAAACGCCGGTCAGCCGGACGATGCTGGTGTCGCTGTACAACCAGACCGGCAACGAGGGGCGTCTGGTGAAGATCCTTTCCGATCCGGCCTTCGTCGCCGAGGTTCCGGCTCCGGTCCTCCTGCGGTGCGTCTCGCTCCTCGGCCCTGAAAAGACTCCGGCGCCGGTGATGCAGACGGTGCTGGCGTCGCTCGACGCACAGCCGTACATCCAGGTCGGTCAGGACGAGATCATCGTCCGGGCCGCCTCGTCGTGGCAGCTCCATCTGGCGTCGCTCCAGGTCTCGCTGGGGGACCGGGTGCTTTCGAATCCGCAGATCATGACGCGGAACGGGATTCACTATCTCCGATACGCGACCAACATGGACCTTGGCGGTCCGTTCAGTCCTCCACCCCGCGACCTGCGGATCGGGATGCAGTTCACGTATCCGGACAAGAACCAGATCCGTCTCACACTGCAGCCGGACGGTCCGCAGTTCTCCCAGGTCTCGCGGAGCATGGCGACGCTGACTCAGCCGCGCACGACCGCTTCGGCCCCTGCGGGATCGACGTCGCTTCGCATTGCGGACATCAAGGTGGGTGAGAAGACGGTGGCACTGACGGGCTACAAGATGCCGGTCCGTACGAACGGCCAGTCCTCGGTGCCGATCCGTGTGGAGACGGGCAAACCGGTCATCACGCCGGAGATGCTGCTGCAGGACTCCGCCACGCCCTGA
- the der gene encoding ribosome biogenesis GTPase Der, with protein MPVPQVVIVGRPNVGKSSILNWQAGKLVSVVDPTAGVTRDRVKYLMNEGDRYFELVDTGGIGIVDADDLSEDIERQIQMAIDEATLILFVVDGNTGVTPLDKVVAERLRKLDKPKLLVVNKCDSTKTDLEVAEFYGLASAPLIQTSVKANRARTDLLKQIVALLPPAAESEQEEGAELAAMPELKIAIVGRRNVGKSTFINALAEEERVIVSEIAGTTRDSVDIRFELDGKSFVAIDTPGVRKRNSLANDIEYYGLVRAQKSIRRADVVFMFFDATETISRVDKQLVDEIQQHYKPCIFVVNKWDLGLDKEMTAERWSEYLISTFATMRHVPVAFITAKESRNIKKLINLAQSIYKQARERVSTGQLNRVLKQAIELNKPPSRMNRMPKIFFATQVSTEPPTIVVKCNDPELFDDSWKRYLLGYFREELPFREVPIKVYLRGRSDEDPADESEG; from the coding sequence ATGCCCGTCCCCCAGGTTGTCATCGTCGGCCGTCCCAATGTGGGCAAAAGCTCCATCCTGAACTGGCAGGCGGGTAAGCTCGTCTCCGTCGTCGACCCCACCGCGGGCGTGACGCGGGACCGGGTCAAATACCTCATGAACGAGGGGGACCGGTACTTCGAACTCGTCGACACCGGCGGGATCGGGATCGTCGACGCCGACGACCTCTCTGAAGACATCGAACGCCAGATCCAGATGGCGATCGACGAGGCGACGCTGATCCTGTTCGTCGTCGACGGGAACACCGGGGTCACTCCGCTCGACAAAGTCGTCGCTGAACGGCTCCGGAAGCTCGACAAGCCGAAGCTCCTCGTCGTCAACAAGTGCGACTCGACGAAGACCGACCTCGAAGTCGCGGAGTTCTACGGCCTGGCGAGCGCTCCCCTGATCCAGACGAGCGTCAAGGCGAACCGCGCCCGCACCGATCTACTCAAGCAGATCGTCGCCCTCCTTCCCCCCGCGGCGGAGTCGGAGCAGGAAGAGGGAGCCGAGCTGGCGGCGATGCCGGAGCTCAAGATCGCGATCGTTGGCCGCCGGAACGTTGGCAAGAGCACGTTCATCAACGCCCTCGCCGAAGAGGAGCGGGTCATCGTCAGCGAGATCGCCGGGACGACCCGCGACAGTGTCGACATCCGCTTTGAGCTCGACGGCAAGTCGTTCGTCGCCATCGACACCCCCGGTGTCCGCAAGCGGAACAGCCTCGCCAACGACATCGAGTACTACGGCCTCGTCCGGGCCCAGAAGAGCATCCGCCGGGCGGACGTCGTGTTCATGTTCTTCGACGCCACGGAGACGATCTCCCGCGTCGACAAGCAGCTCGTCGACGAGATCCAGCAGCACTACAAGCCCTGCATCTTCGTCGTCAACAAGTGGGACCTGGGGCTCGACAAGGAGATGACCGCCGAGCGGTGGTCGGAGTATCTGATCAGCACTTTTGCGACGATGCGGCATGTCCCGGTGGCGTTCATCACCGCCAAGGAGAGCCGCAACATCAAGAAGCTGATCAACCTGGCCCAGTCGATCTACAAGCAGGCCCGCGAGCGGGTCTCGACCGGCCAGCTGAACCGGGTCCTCAAGCAGGCGATCGAGCTCAACAAGCCGCCGTCGCGGATGAACCGGATGCCGAAGATCTTCTTCGCCACCCAGGTCTCGACCGAACCGCCGACGATCGTCGTGAAGTGCAACGATCCGGAGCTGTTCGACGACTCGTGGAAGCGGTACCTGCTGGGCTACTTCCGCGAAGAGCTGCCGTTCCGCGAGGTGCCGATCAAGGTCTACCTCCGCGGCCGGTCGGATGAAGATCCGGCCGACGAGTCGGAGGGCTGA